From the Paenibacillus sp. FSL H8-0548 genome, one window contains:
- a CDS encoding family 43 glycosylhydrolase, translating into MFIKNGSLWTDVAGNPIQAHGGGMLRVGEYVYWFGEDRQGENRVSCYRSSNLVDWEFQGNVLTLNSPFQPINMMTDPTLKTNNEMEKGAIIERPKVIYNRRDNKYVMWMHWENDENYEAGRCAVATCDTVDGVYVYHGSFNPIGHQSRDCTLFIDDDGTAYFISSARENADLHIYRLSEDYLSIDEHVKTLWPGQLREAPILMKREGVYFLLTSGCTGWEPNQGKYAYSSNIDGNWSQLHDFGGSTTFDTQPMFILPVQGSEKTTYLYIGDRWDPSDYHSSSYAILPLSFPTNCTLELHWADLVEVRLDSGNVVTERGDRTMVRIRNGFNRYLSTKSEGKERVCTQILSYSSPSLSWIIEPDFAGYIRIKNRSTNLFLEALETSEEVIMADRSDDKWQQWKLIDGGKGRRIIRNRGNEQVLTLNSKEQSYLYTSQYDPFLQSESHFHAWNGAHNQLFLITEHYG; encoded by the coding sequence ATGTTTATAAAAAATGGTTCCTTATGGACGGATGTTGCAGGCAATCCCATACAAGCTCATGGCGGGGGGATGCTTCGAGTAGGAGAATATGTGTACTGGTTCGGGGAGGACAGGCAGGGCGAGAATCGTGTTTCTTGCTATCGATCTTCGAATCTGGTGGATTGGGAATTTCAAGGCAACGTACTTACGCTGAATTCACCATTCCAGCCGATAAATATGATGACAGACCCAACGCTTAAAACTAACAATGAAATGGAAAAAGGTGCGATTATTGAAAGACCGAAAGTCATTTATAATCGACGAGACAATAAGTATGTGATGTGGATGCACTGGGAGAACGATGAGAATTACGAAGCCGGCCGTTGTGCGGTAGCCACGTGCGATACTGTCGACGGGGTTTACGTTTACCACGGTAGCTTTAACCCAATTGGTCATCAATCGAGGGATTGCACCTTGTTTATTGACGATGACGGAACTGCCTACTTCATCTCTTCTGCACGTGAGAACGCAGATTTGCACATTTACCGACTAAGTGAAGACTATCTTTCAATCGACGAGCATGTTAAGACGTTATGGCCAGGACAATTACGAGAGGCACCGATCTTAATGAAGAGGGAGGGCGTCTATTTTCTGCTTACCTCAGGCTGCACGGGATGGGAGCCAAATCAAGGAAAATACGCATATTCGAGCAATATAGACGGGAACTGGTCCCAATTGCATGATTTTGGCGGTTCGACTACCTTCGATACGCAACCTATGTTTATATTGCCTGTACAAGGCAGCGAAAAAACGACCTATCTGTACATTGGCGACAGGTGGGATCCGAGTGATTATCATAGCTCCTCCTATGCAATCTTGCCCCTTTCATTTCCGACAAATTGCACGTTAGAGCTTCATTGGGCGGATCTTGTAGAGGTTCGTTTGGATAGTGGTAACGTCGTAACAGAACGGGGAGACCGTACAATGGTTCGCATCCGTAATGGTTTCAATCGGTATTTATCCACTAAAAGCGAAGGTAAGGAAAGGGTTTGTACACAAATACTTTCGTATTCCTCCCCTTCTCTTTCATGGATAATAGAGCCGGATTTCGCAGGTTACATTCGCATTAAGAACCGTTCGACAAATCTATTTTTGGAAGCTTTGGAAACAAGTGAGGAAGTGATAATGGCAGACCGTTCGGATGATAAATGGCAGCAATGGAAATTGATAGATGGCGGGAAGGGAAGGCGAATCATTCGAAATCGGGGAAATGAGCAAGTTTTAACGCTAAATTCAAAGGAACAAAGTTATTTGTATACATCACAGTATGATCCTTTTTTGCAGTCAGAGTCCCATTTTCATGCTTGGAACGGTGCTCATAATCAGTTATTTTTGATAACCGAACATTACGGATAA
- a CDS encoding ABC transporter permease subunit, producing the protein MKNLKRYRTLLLMTMPALIYLLINNYLPMFGIIIAFKDLNFSKGIWGSDWVGFANFEYLFRTADAFLITRNTLLYNTVFIVLGTILSVGAAILLNEVKQKLMSRFYQSIILMPFLISMVIVAYLGIAMLDVENGFLNRQILPLLGIEPISWYGEPKYWPYILTIINMWKSVGYSSIIYFAAVIGIDHEYYEAATIDGASRWQQILKITIPLIMPIITVLVLLSIGRIFYSDFGLFYQVPLNSGALQSTTDVLDTYVFRALMTLGDFGMASAAALYQSFVGFILVVLANYVVSKRSKDQALF; encoded by the coding sequence ATGAAGAATCTGAAGCGTTATCGGACTCTGTTACTTATGACTATGCCCGCTTTGATTTATTTATTGATTAATAACTATTTGCCTATGTTCGGTATCATAATTGCTTTTAAGGATCTTAATTTTTCTAAAGGAATATGGGGGAGCGATTGGGTGGGGTTCGCCAATTTTGAATATTTATTTCGAACAGCGGACGCCTTTCTGATTACCCGTAATACGCTGCTCTATAATACCGTGTTCATTGTCCTCGGGACCATTCTCTCTGTAGGGGCCGCCATTCTTCTTAATGAAGTGAAACAAAAACTGATGTCAAGATTCTATCAGAGCATAATTCTAATGCCATTTCTCATATCTATGGTCATCGTCGCCTACCTAGGGATTGCGATGCTGGATGTGGAAAATGGATTTTTGAATCGACAGATTCTTCCGCTACTGGGTATAGAACCGATCTCTTGGTACGGTGAGCCGAAATATTGGCCCTATATCCTGACGATCATAAACATGTGGAAATCCGTAGGGTACAGCTCCATAATCTACTTCGCGGCAGTCATCGGCATAGATCATGAATATTATGAAGCCGCGACCATTGACGGTGCAAGTCGCTGGCAGCAGATTCTCAAAATAACGATTCCGTTGATTATGCCGATAATTACCGTTTTGGTACTGTTGTCAATCGGTCGCATTTTCTATTCGGATTTCGGACTGTTTTACCAGGTGCCTTTGAACTCCGGCGCACTCCAGTCAACGACCGATGTGCTCGATACCTATGTATTCCGTGCGTTGATGACACTCGGCGATTTCGGAATGGCCTCTGCTGCAGCGCTCTATCAGTCGTTCGTCGGATTCATTCTCGTTGTCCTTGCTAATTATGTAGTTTCAAAACGAAGCAAAGATCAAGCATTGTTCTAG
- a CDS encoding carbohydrate ABC transporter permease — MPQKRLNPYIVHSIFILAAVSCLFPVVLLIMASLTSSDSLIVDGYSLFPKNIDFEAYQYLWNQGTTIFSAFGISTLITVVGTIAGVIISALIAYPLSRQDMPFRKIIAFLVFFSMLFNGGLVSAYLVYTEIFHIKNTLLALLLPNLLTNGFLIFLIRTFFTTSVPIPVIESAYIDGAGEGLIFRKIVLPLSLPIMATSAITVAIVYWNDWNNGLIYLTDPQLFGIQNLLNRMLSDAQFFQSNSLGGQNVALTSNVPLESVRLAMGVVGMLPLIIAYPFFQKYLIGGLTIGAVKG; from the coding sequence ATGCCACAGAAAAGATTGAATCCTTATATCGTCCATTCTATTTTCATTTTGGCTGCAGTGTCTTGTTTGTTTCCGGTTGTGCTCCTCATTATGGCATCCCTGACGAGCTCGGATTCACTTATTGTCGATGGCTATTCCTTGTTTCCCAAAAATATTGATTTTGAAGCTTATCAGTACTTGTGGAATCAAGGTACCACTATTTTCAGCGCCTTCGGCATTTCGACGCTCATAACCGTTGTAGGTACCATTGCAGGAGTTATTATTTCCGCTTTGATCGCGTATCCTTTGTCGCGGCAAGATATGCCGTTCCGCAAGATTATTGCATTTCTTGTCTTTTTCTCCATGTTGTTCAATGGTGGCTTGGTGTCCGCGTATCTCGTATACACAGAGATTTTTCACATTAAGAATACGCTTCTCGCATTGCTGCTTCCGAATCTTCTGACGAATGGATTTCTGATTTTTTTGATACGGACTTTCTTTACTACGTCTGTACCAATTCCAGTAATAGAATCGGCGTATATTGACGGAGCAGGAGAAGGTTTGATTTTTCGAAAAATCGTTTTGCCGCTTTCCTTACCAATCATGGCGACATCAGCCATAACTGTTGCCATCGTTTATTGGAATGATTGGAATAACGGCTTAATCTATCTCACAGATCCACAACTATTCGGAATTCAGAATTTGCTCAATCGGATGCTAAGTGATGCCCAGTTTTTCCAAAGTAACAGTCTTGGCGGCCAAAATGTGGCTCTTACCAGTAACGTACCGCTTGAATCCGTTCGCCTAGCGATGGGAGTGGTCGGAATGCTTCCATTGATAATCGCCTATCCGTTCTTTCAGAAATATCTCATCGGGGGTCTGACAATCGGAGCTGTAAAGGGCTAG
- a CDS encoding family 78 glycoside hydrolase catalytic domain: protein MEKQMNRQVATWIWYPGEFEIRLHEKMSVARRARGVMYPAYWRLDRHYSNIKFRYSYELEQDEQIQIIADGTFSFYLDGMDNYRSSDSLITLPAGRHEISISVFNDVEVPALFIDGPTVRTDSSWEVTSYQNDWKQAGSWSFDSTVNPPSRFRLPTTPHEPVKITLRDGYPMVDFGRETFGYLRFHNIKGNGAVRVYYGESIAEALSTEDCVNLDRFEALEAIEQRINGIFTLNEAKAFRYVWIQGDPDVSWESVSMLYEYVPVEYRSSFECSDPKLNEIYDISLYTLQLNTREFFLDGIKRDRWVWGGDAYQAFLMNYYSFFDLDVTRRTLVALRGKDPITMHINTILDYTLYWFISLYDYHLYTGDFEFIRQYYDRAVSLMDFCLKQLNEEGLVEGRKQDWVFVDWADFNNEGAVSTEQILLARSLEAMSRFAALMGDDSASGSYGSLAEEIKSTTLRLFWDEGKGGLLHHRVEGETKPTLTKHASMFAMTYGYLSPEQRDSVVRNVMLNPDVPKIRTPYMRFHELAVLCESGEHDYVRKELLSYWGGMIDLGATTFWEEYDPSLADDDHYGMYGMKFGKSLCHAWGAGPIYLLGKYFLGVTPTSPGYESYRIAPNLGGLEYMKGKVPTGTGQVSVEMDLNTICVESTTGTGILAFFSSECPKCNEGEPREIVNGSYELTIEAGKKYHISYQPTK from the coding sequence ATGGAAAAACAGATGAATAGACAAGTGGCAACTTGGATTTGGTATCCCGGTGAATTTGAAATTCGATTACATGAGAAGATGTCAGTCGCCAGACGGGCTCGAGGTGTCATGTATCCGGCTTATTGGAGGTTGGATCGGCATTATTCCAATATTAAATTTCGTTATTCGTATGAATTGGAACAAGATGAGCAAATCCAGATCATAGCAGATGGAACTTTTTCTTTCTACCTTGACGGTATGGATAACTATCGCTCATCTGACTCACTCATCACGTTGCCGGCTGGTCGGCATGAGATAAGCATAAGCGTTTTCAACGATGTCGAAGTGCCGGCATTGTTTATCGACGGTCCAACGGTACGGACCGATTCGTCATGGGAGGTCACCTCATATCAAAATGACTGGAAGCAAGCAGGATCCTGGTCGTTCGACTCGACAGTAAATCCTCCTTCGCGTTTCAGATTACCTACTACTCCTCATGAGCCGGTAAAAATAACGCTGCGAGACGGTTACCCAATGGTGGATTTTGGCCGTGAAACGTTCGGTTACTTGCGATTCCACAACATAAAAGGCAATGGAGCTGTACGAGTATACTACGGAGAGTCGATAGCTGAGGCACTTTCTACTGAAGATTGTGTCAATTTAGATCGATTCGAGGCTCTTGAAGCGATTGAGCAAAGAATAAATGGAATCTTTACGTTGAATGAAGCAAAAGCCTTCCGTTATGTATGGATACAGGGTGATCCTGATGTAAGTTGGGAGAGCGTAAGTATGTTATACGAGTATGTGCCGGTAGAATACCGTAGCTCGTTCGAGTGTTCAGATCCCAAGCTGAATGAAATTTACGACATATCATTGTATACGCTACAGTTAAACACTAGAGAATTTTTTCTGGATGGGATCAAGAGAGACCGCTGGGTATGGGGTGGAGATGCGTATCAAGCATTCCTGATGAATTATTACAGTTTTTTCGACCTAGACGTGACACGCAGAACGTTGGTTGCTTTGCGGGGTAAAGACCCGATCACCATGCACATAAACACAATTTTGGACTACACATTGTATTGGTTTATCTCACTTTACGACTACCATCTTTATACGGGCGATTTTGAGTTTATCCGGCAGTATTACGATCGTGCCGTTAGTCTAATGGATTTCTGTTTGAAACAGCTAAACGAAGAGGGCTTGGTGGAAGGTAGAAAGCAGGATTGGGTATTCGTAGATTGGGCGGACTTCAATAACGAGGGTGCCGTCAGTACGGAACAGATTCTGCTCGCGCGCAGTCTGGAGGCAATGTCTAGATTTGCCGCTTTGATGGGTGACGATTCCGCATCTGGCAGTTATGGATCTTTGGCTGAAGAGATAAAATCTACGACGCTTCGTCTCTTTTGGGATGAGGGTAAAGGTGGATTGCTTCATCACCGAGTTGAAGGCGAGACTAAACCGACGCTGACCAAGCATGCAAGTATGTTCGCGATGACCTATGGTTACTTATCGCCGGAACAACGTGATTCGGTTGTCCGCAATGTCATGTTGAATCCTGATGTGCCTAAGATTAGGACGCCATATATGCGGTTTCATGAGTTAGCGGTTCTATGCGAAAGTGGGGAACATGATTACGTTCGCAAGGAGCTGCTTTCATACTGGGGAGGAATGATCGACCTTGGCGCAACGACGTTTTGGGAGGAGTACGATCCTTCTTTAGCGGATGATGATCACTACGGTATGTATGGAATGAAATTCGGAAAGAGCTTATGCCATGCTTGGGGTGCCGGACCAATCTATTTACTCGGTAAATACTTTCTTGGTGTCACACCAACATCACCAGGATATGAATCGTACCGGATCGCTCCTAACCTCGGCGGTCTCGAATATATGAAGGGGAAGGTACCGACAGGAACGGGACAAGTATCGGTGGAGATGGACTTAAACACAATTTGCGTCGAAAGTACGACTGGTACGGGAATTCTTGCGTTCTTCAGTTCCGAATGCCCTAAGTGTAACGAAGGAGAGCCTCGAGAAATCGTTAACGGTTCTTATGAATTAACCATCGAGGCCGGAAAAAAATATCATATCTCTTATCAACCAACTAAATAA
- a CDS encoding response regulator, translating to MTSLLIVDDETTAIRAVQGALEWSKYGITEIFTAQSMKQAQAVFSKHTVDIMLSDIEMPRGSGLQLLEWVRHFHSSTECVFLTCHADFHFSQKAIQLGSLDYLLKPVPKEELEVVILKAMDKISREVHLQQINQSWMRNQTHIKEKFWLDVIQRRIPSDDETIRRAARERNLVIQESKMVPILIKVKRWLKPLTTRDERVMEYALRNAVEEVLIAGEVSIIGLEKGTLAAIVLSSSNLVESGLLYATLQDYVSACHRYFYCDLCCYIGESSTFSSISVQFDMLSEQENRNVAYDNKVFTVEEKKAGTLIPSIPDMRIWSALITDGKTDVMLGEATHYLDELSRAPGTTAELLHRFHHDFLQMMYSLLREKGILANQLFQDVTSREIFQSAVRSVTDMIGWIQHVTSRTVEYLTEESDSIVDKVKRYIQANLERNITREDIANHVYLNPDYLTRLIKKETGLLISNYILMERMKLAEKLLTQTDMTVKAVARKVGYVTISHFTKVFQKYHGKTPSDFRDNRRK from the coding sequence ATGACCAGTTTATTGATTGTCGATGATGAAACTACTGCGATTAGGGCTGTACAGGGGGCCTTAGAATGGAGCAAGTATGGGATTACGGAGATTTTCACAGCACAAAGCATGAAGCAAGCTCAAGCGGTCTTCAGTAAGCATACCGTCGATATTATGCTTAGTGACATCGAAATGCCAAGAGGTTCTGGACTCCAACTGTTGGAATGGGTAAGGCATTTTCACTCATCCACTGAATGTGTGTTTTTGACTTGTCACGCGGATTTTCACTTTTCACAAAAAGCTATTCAGTTAGGATCTCTTGACTACCTGCTAAAGCCTGTTCCAAAAGAAGAATTGGAAGTAGTCATTTTGAAAGCGATGGATAAAATTAGCAGGGAAGTTCATCTTCAGCAAATCAATCAAAGCTGGATGCGCAATCAAACGCACATCAAGGAAAAATTTTGGTTAGATGTCATTCAACGAAGGATTCCATCGGATGATGAAACTATACGCAGGGCTGCAAGAGAAAGAAATCTGGTCATTCAGGAGTCAAAGATGGTACCGATTCTAATTAAGGTGAAACGTTGGTTGAAGCCACTGACTACTCGGGATGAACGAGTTATGGAGTATGCGTTGCGCAACGCGGTAGAAGAGGTTTTGATCGCTGGTGAAGTCTCCATAATTGGACTGGAGAAGGGGACATTGGCGGCTATCGTATTATCATCTTCCAATTTGGTGGAAAGCGGTCTTCTGTATGCTACATTGCAGGATTATGTGAGTGCTTGTCACCGATATTTCTATTGTGATTTATGCTGTTACATCGGCGAGAGTTCCACTTTTAGTTCGATTTCGGTGCAGTTCGATATGCTTTCCGAGCAGGAAAACAGGAATGTAGCCTACGATAATAAAGTGTTTACCGTAGAAGAGAAGAAGGCAGGGACCCTCATACCATCGATCCCTGATATGAGGATCTGGTCTGCATTGATAACGGATGGTAAGACTGATGTGATGTTGGGAGAGGCAACTCATTATTTAGACGAATTATCCCGCGCACCAGGCACCACGGCTGAATTACTTCATCGGTTTCATCACGATTTCCTGCAAATGATGTACTCCTTGTTGCGAGAGAAAGGCATATTAGCCAACCAACTATTCCAAGATGTGACTTCAAGGGAAATATTCCAAAGTGCCGTACGGTCAGTTACAGATATGATTGGTTGGATTCAGCATGTGACCTCTAGAACAGTGGAATACCTAACTGAGGAATCTGACTCTATCGTCGATAAAGTCAAACGATATATACAAGCTAATTTAGAGAGAAATATTACTAGAGAAGATATAGCAAATCATGTTTATTTAAATCCAGATTACTTAACCAGACTTATAAAGAAAGAGACAGGTCTGCTTATTTCTAACTATATCTTGATGGAAAGAATGAAACTTGCTGAGAAATTATTAACTCAAACGGATATGACGGTCAAAGCCGTCGCGCGTAAAGTGGGCTATGTCACAATTTCTCATTTCACAAAAGTATTTCAAAAATATCATGGCAAGACTCCAAGCGACTTTCGAGACAATCGTCGGAAATAA
- a CDS encoding ABC transporter substrate-binding protein: MKNTRKRFTGIASVILVLSLILSACSGASEKSVTNEGSANEKGLGTNVSSTTAEPYELTYAVMSTGPTDDAKLVEEEISKITKEKINVTVKLEFIGGSQWTQQTNLMLSGNEKLDLIMTNAYINHYSGQVSRGQIIAIDDLLVQYGQGIQEVLEKDVIDATRIDGKLYGIPRVGGLSVAFGFLGRQDLIDQYQIDMTQVKIWSDLGSVFQAIKDNDPKIIPVTKGAMTPAIATISDKFDVFGDSLGVMDIRNNKLEVINLFETEDYRDAIALVHGWYKAGYIQKDLATSQIEGNSVVEAGQAFGSFGTIFPGVEAATTEQYGYPSIVIQLSQPISFTNNASGFMTSIAKNSKNPEKAMEFLNLLYTDKEIMNLLALGIEGKHYVKKEGDTIVPAEGPPTYMFNNWQQGNNAMVYPTEGSDPEIWAKIKEFDSLAVKPSTFGFTFDPTPVKTEIAAATNVLNSYRAGLENGVVDPSKLNEFNSKLKTAGLDKIIAEKQKQLDAWAATK, translated from the coding sequence ATGAAGAACACAAGGAAACGCTTCACAGGCATCGCTTCCGTCATACTTGTTTTATCTTTAATTCTTTCAGCTTGCAGTGGTGCTTCTGAAAAATCTGTTACTAACGAAGGCTCGGCAAATGAAAAAGGATTGGGTACGAATGTTTCATCGACCACGGCCGAACCCTATGAATTAACTTATGCGGTAATGTCAACTGGTCCGACCGATGATGCGAAACTAGTCGAGGAAGAGATCAGTAAAATTACGAAAGAAAAGATCAACGTAACGGTGAAGCTTGAATTTATTGGTGGTTCGCAATGGACACAACAGACCAATCTGATGCTCTCCGGGAATGAAAAATTGGACCTGATCATGACGAATGCCTACATCAACCATTATAGCGGTCAAGTTTCGAGAGGACAGATTATTGCGATAGACGATCTGCTTGTTCAGTACGGACAGGGAATTCAAGAAGTGCTTGAAAAAGACGTTATCGATGCTACGCGGATTGACGGAAAACTATACGGTATTCCTAGGGTAGGAGGTCTGTCCGTTGCCTTCGGCTTCCTTGGCCGCCAAGACTTGATCGATCAGTACCAGATCGATATGACTCAAGTGAAAATCTGGTCAGATTTGGGATCTGTATTTCAAGCGATTAAAGATAATGATCCGAAAATAATTCCAGTTACGAAAGGTGCGATGACTCCAGCTATTGCAACAATTAGCGATAAATTTGATGTGTTTGGTGACTCACTGGGTGTAATGGATATTCGAAACAATAAATTAGAAGTGATAAACCTATTTGAGACAGAGGATTACCGTGACGCCATTGCCCTTGTACATGGATGGTACAAGGCAGGGTATATCCAAAAAGATTTGGCTACATCACAGATCGAGGGCAATAGTGTAGTGGAAGCAGGACAAGCATTTGGTTCGTTCGGAACGATATTCCCCGGTGTTGAGGCCGCTACAACCGAACAATATGGATATCCGAGTATAGTTATTCAATTGTCTCAGCCGATAAGCTTTACGAATAATGCCTCTGGCTTTATGACATCGATAGCCAAGAACAGTAAGAATCCAGAGAAAGCAATGGAATTCTTAAACCTGCTGTATACGGACAAGGAGATCATGAATCTCCTTGCCCTTGGAATTGAAGGCAAGCACTATGTGAAGAAAGAAGGAGATACAATTGTGCCGGCGGAAGGCCCTCCAACTTATATGTTCAATAACTGGCAGCAAGGCAACAATGCAATGGTATATCCTACAGAAGGGTCAGACCCGGAAATCTGGGCAAAGATTAAGGAGTTCGATTCATTGGCGGTCAAGCCGTCTACATTTGGATTCACTTTCGACCCAACACCGGTAAAAACGGAAATCGCTGCTGCGACCAACGTATTAAATTCGTATCGTGCTGGCTTGGAAAATGGTGTTGTCGATCCATCAAAATTGAACGAGTTCAACAGTAAGCTGAAAACGGCTGGCCTGGATAAGATTATTGCTGAAAAGCAGAAGCAGTTGGATGCATGGGCTGCTACGAAATAG
- a CDS encoding cellulase family glycosylhydrolase produces MDLFSNQRVKGFLKTKGRILMNGDNEEILLRGWGAGSWNNPEGFMIGGPPINFAAAKSGHYIAAPMDRGRTMNQTIIEMCGPEYAEKFWPRWFRNHLGERDIQAMAEYGYNSVRLPVSARTFLYEEPGFRFNEDSFQMLDEILGYCEKHKIYAVLDMHGAPGGQSGLSCDDGIDNIPHMFLDEENWERTLILWEEFARRYKDRWIVAAYELLNEPISVPRWDHLIPELLRFYEECIARIRKIDKQHAIVLGGNRFNWAVDLFNKNFDPECSNWFIAFHRYGGSPEPKTIHQYVSKSIELNVPMWMGEGGGSPEWISTFSELAAEYHIGTNLWAWKAAMGDFPSPCTYKLPKDWQLVRDYYTGGTKPGYEKSRQIWDEVLENIKFENCILDDSVHRFYNRKPSSTLPAVSYNALPGRGKSFYGQYHYSNLLDFRLADEMKIIYDPDQQAPDKSPQAVVFGDKHVMDPAGQDWHNLSLELRQGEFVTYTIRNVNESCQLILEYFAAGAASLFAEADGKIVGTLTVTTETGKHTVEIGQIPASEAASIKLAVTDGTIVLKRLVFENR; encoded by the coding sequence ATGGACCTATTTTCCAATCAAAGAGTCAAAGGGTTTTTGAAAACGAAAGGTAGAATCCTGATGAACGGAGACAACGAGGAAATCCTGCTTCGGGGCTGGGGTGCGGGCAGTTGGAACAATCCGGAAGGCTTCATGATCGGAGGCCCGCCGATCAACTTTGCAGCTGCGAAGTCAGGCCATTATATTGCGGCGCCGATGGACAGAGGCCGTACGATGAATCAAACCATCATTGAAATGTGCGGCCCTGAATATGCCGAGAAATTTTGGCCTAGATGGTTCCGCAACCATTTGGGTGAAAGGGATATTCAGGCCATGGCCGAGTACGGATATAACTCCGTTCGACTGCCTGTCAGCGCACGGACGTTCCTGTACGAAGAGCCAGGTTTCCGTTTTAACGAAGATTCATTTCAAATGCTGGATGAAATTCTCGGCTATTGCGAAAAGCATAAAATCTACGCGGTTTTGGACATGCACGGCGCACCTGGCGGGCAATCGGGCTTGTCTTGCGACGACGGGATCGACAACATTCCACATATGTTTCTGGACGAGGAAAACTGGGAACGTACGCTCATTCTTTGGGAGGAATTTGCGAGACGATATAAGGATCGCTGGATTGTAGCCGCTTATGAGTTGCTAAACGAGCCGATCTCGGTGCCGCGCTGGGATCATCTGATTCCGGAGTTGTTAAGATTTTACGAGGAATGTATTGCGCGGATCCGGAAAATCGATAAGCAGCACGCGATTGTGCTAGGTGGGAACCGGTTTAATTGGGCGGTAGATTTATTCAATAAAAACTTTGATCCGGAGTGTTCGAACTGGTTCATTGCTTTCCATCGGTATGGCGGCTCTCCTGAACCGAAAACAATCCACCAATACGTCAGCAAGAGCATCGAGCTGAACGTACCGATGTGGATGGGAGAAGGGGGAGGCAGTCCCGAGTGGATTTCCACTTTCTCGGAACTGGCGGCGGAATACCATATCGGAACCAACCTGTGGGCATGGAAAGCGGCCATGGGCGACTTCCCTAGTCCCTGCACCTATAAGTTGCCTAAGGATTGGCAGTTGGTGCGCGATTATTACACCGGAGGAACGAAGCCCGGGTACGAGAAAAGCCGCCAAATCTGGGACGAGGTGTTGGAAAATATTAAGTTCGAGAACTGCATTTTAGATGATTCCGTACATCGCTTTTATAACCGCAAGCCCTCGTCTACGCTTCCCGCGGTTTCTTATAACGCGCTCCCAGGTCGCGGCAAGTCCTTTTATGGCCAATATCATTATTCCAATTTGTTGGATTTCCGTCTCGCAGATGAGATGAAGATCATATATGATCCAGATCAACAAGCGCCGGACAAGAGCCCTCAAGCCGTCGTCTTCGGCGATAAGCACGTGATGGATCCCGCCGGGCAGGATTGGCATAATTTGAGTCTCGAGCTTAGGCAAGGGGAGTTTGTCACTTACACTATTCGGAACGTAAACGAGAGTTGCCAGCTCATATTGGAATATTTCGCGGCGGGAGCAGCTAGTCTCTTTGCGGAGGCGGACGGAAAAATAGTCGGCACGTTGACGGTAACGACAGAAACTGGGAAGCATACAGTGGAAATTGGGCAGATTCCTGCTTCTGAAGCAGCCTCAATTAAACTAGCTGTGACCGACGGAACGATCGTACTCAAAAGGCTTGTATTTGAGAATCGCTAA